The DNA window ACCCCGACGGGTGGACCAAGGACCTGACCGCCGCCTTCGAGAAGCAGTACCCGGGCGCCAAGCTCAAGGTCGAGGTCCAGCAGTGGAACGGCATCGGCCAGAAGGTCACCACCGCCCTCTCCGAGGAGAACCCGCCGGACGTCCTGGAGATGGGCAACACCCAGACCGCCGGCTACGCGGCCACCGGCGGCCTGCTGGACCTCACCGCCGACAAGGCGTCGCTCGGCGGTGACGACTGGGCGGAGAACCTCAACAAGGCGGCCGTCTACGACGGCAAGCAGTACGCCGCCCCGTGGTACTTCACCAACCGCGTGGTGATCTACAACAAGAAGCTGTGGGCCAAGGCCGGGATCAAGGACACCCCCAAGAGCCTGGACGAGTTCTACGCCGACCTGGAGAAGCTCAACAAGACCCCCGGCGTCAGCCAGGCCCTCTACCTGCCCGGCCAGGAGTGGTACACCTACTTCGGCCTGGTGATCAGCGAGAACGGCTCGATCGCCCAGCTCCAGGGCGACAAGTGGGTCGGCGCGCTCTCCAGCCCCGCCGCCAAGGCCGGCTTCGACACCTACGCCAAGCTCCAGAGCTTCAGCAAGGCCCCCAAGGACAAGGACGAGGCGACCCCGCAGCAGTCCGACGTCTTCGCCAAGGGCGACATCGGCGCGATGATCGGCCTCGGCTGGGAGGCCGGCGGCGCGGTCGCCAAGAACGCCGCCCTCAAGGACGACATCGGCTACTTCGCGCTGCCGGGCAAGCAGGCCGGCAAGCCCTCCGGTGTCTTCCTCGGCGGCTCCAACCTGGCCATCTCGGCGAACAGCAAGAACCCCGAGCTGGCCAAGGGCTTCCTGAAGCTGGCCCTCTCCGACCAGTTCGAGGGCCAGATGGCCAAGGAGGCCGGGATCATCCCCAACCGGCCGTCGCTCAACTCCCAGGCCAGTGACAACCCGTTCGCCGTCGCCGCCATCGAGGCGTCCGCCTCCGGCGCCACCACCCCGAGCATCCCGGAGTGGGCCGCCGTGGAGAACGACCCCAACCCGATCAAGGGCTTTATGACCGCCGTCCTCCAGGGCAAGGACTACGCGGCCACGGCCAAGAAGTACGACGACGAGATCAACAAGCGGCTGTCGCAGAAGCAGTGACACCACGCGGCGCCGTCCGCCCGCTCACCGCCAGGTGAGCCGGCGGACGGCGCCGCCACGCCAGCAGCACGGCGCAGGGCAGAGAGAAGAGAGAACCACATGGCTCTGGATGCGGAGCGGGTGCAGCCACGCTCCTCCGGCAGGCAACCGGCCGCCGCGCCGGCCGACCAGCGCACCGGCGGACGCAGACGCAAGCCCACCGGGGGCGGCGCCGGCCTGCTCACCAGAAGCACCCCCTATCTGCTGCTGCTCCCGGCCGTGCTGGCCACCGTGGCGCTGCTCGGCTACCCGCTGCTCAAGAACCTGCTGCTGTCGTTCCAGAACCTCAACATGCGGCAGTTCATCCAGCACCTCACCGAGTGGAACGGTGCCGAGAACTACCAGGCGGTCCTCTCCAGCAGCGAGTTCTGGCACACGGCGCTGCGCTCGCTCGTCTTCACGCTGGCCAACGTCGCCCTGATCATGGTCGGCGGCACCCTGGTCGGGCTGCTGCTGAACCGGCTCGGCAAGGGCATGCGGCTGCTGCTCTCGATCGGTCTGATCCTCGCCTGGGCGATGCCGATCGTGGCCTCCACCACCGTCTTCACCTGGCTGTTCGACTCCCAGTACGGCGTCGTCAACTGGTTCCTGGACAAGCTCGGCTGGCACAGCATGGCCGAGTACAACTGGATGAGCACCCAGCTCTCCGCCTTCTCGGTGATCACCCTGCTGATCGTCTGGGGCTCGATCCCCTTTGTGGCGTTCAACATGTACGCGGGCCTCACCACCATCCCCAAGGAGCTCTACGAGGCGGCCCGGATGGACGGCGCCGGGGCGGGGCGGATCTTCACCCAGCTGACCTTCCCGGTGCTGAAGCCGTTCTTCCTCTCCACCACGTTCCTTGAGGTCATCTGGGTCTTCAAGGCGTTCACCCAGGTGTTCGCCATCGCCGGCGGCGGCCCCGAGCGGTCCACCGAGACGCTCCCCGTCTACGCCTACATCGAGGGCTTCGGCAACCAGCACTTCGGCATGGGCGCCGCCATCTCGATGCTCACCATCCTGATCCTGCTGGTCGTGATGGCCTACTACTTCCGCATCATCGTCAAGCAGGAGGACGAGCTGTGAGGCGTTCCCTGGCAGGACGCATCTGGCCCAATGCGCTGGCCGCCGTCCTCTTCGTGTTCTTCGTCTTCCCCGTCTACTGGATGGTCTCGACGTCCTTCAAGCGGGACCTGGACATCATCAGCAAGACGCCCGTCTTCCTGCCGCTGGACGGCACCTTCTCGCACTTCAGCACGGCCGTGGCCACCGCCGGCTTCTGGACCATGGTGCGCAACAGCTTCACCGTGACCCTGTCGGCGGTCGTCGCCTCGCTGCTGATCGCGCTGCTCGCCTCGTTCGCCATCGCCCGGATGAGGTTCAAGGGCCGCAAGTCCTTCATCGTGGTGATCATGCTGGCGCAGATGGCGCCCTGGGAGGTCATGACGATCTCCGTCTACATGATCGTCCGCGACGCCGACTTCCTGAACCACCTGCTGCCGCTGACGATCTTCTACATGATGATGGTGCTGCCCTTCACCATCTGGACGCTGCGCGGCTTCATCGCGGCCGTCCCCCGGGAGCTGGAGGAGTCGGCGATGGTCGACGGGTGCACCCGCACCCAGGCGTTCATCAAGGTGATCTTCCCGCTGCTGGCCCCCGGGCTGATGTCCACCTCGCTCTTCGGCTTCATCACCGCCTGGAACGAGTTCCCCCTGGTCCTGGTCCTCAACAAGCAGGCCGAGGCGCAGACCCTGCCGCTCTGGCTGACCCAGTTCCAGACCAATGTGGGCAATGACTGGGGCGCCACCATGGCCGCCTCCACCCTCTTCGCCATCCCGGTCCTGATCGTCTTCTTCTTCCTCCAGCGCAAGGCCGTCGGCGGCCTGACGTCCGGCGCCGTGAAGGGCTGACCACTGCCGTGAGCATCCTCATCCCGACCGCGCAGGGCGCCGACTCGCTGCACCGCGACGCGCTGACGGTCCTTCAGCCCGGCTTCGTCGGCACCACCCCGCCCGACTGGCTCCGCCGCCACCTGGCGGCCGGACTGGGCTCCGTCGCCCTCTTCGCCCGCAATGTCACCGACCAGCGGCAGCTCTCCGCGCTGACCGCCGCCCTGCGCGAGGAGAACCCCGACATCCTCGTCGCCATCGACGAGGAGGGCGGCGACGTCACCCGGCTGGAGGCCGGCTCCGGCTCCTCCTGGCCCGGCAACCTCGCCCTCGGCGCCATCGACGACCCGGCCCTCACCCGCGACGTCGCCCGCGAACTGGGCCGCGCCCTGGCCGCCTGTGGCGTCAACTACAACTGGGCGCCGTCCGCCGACGTCAACTCCAACCCCGGCAACCCGGTCATCGGCGTCCGCTCCTTCGGCGCCGACCCCGAACTGTGCGCCCGGCACACCGCCGCCTGGGTGGAAGGACTCCAGTCCGCCGCCGTCGCCGCCTGCGCCAAGCACTTCCCCGGCCACGGCGACACCGCCGTCGACTCCCACCTCGGCCTGCCGGTGGTCGACGCCGACGTGGACCTGCTGCACTCCCGCGACCTGGTGCCCTTCAAGGCCGCCATCCAGGCCGGTGCCAAGGCCGTGATGACCGCCCATATCGTCGTCCCCGCGCTGGACACCGACCACCCCGCCACCCTCAGCCGCGCCGTGCTGCACGACCTGCTGCGCGCCCGCCCCGAGGACGGCGGACTCGGCTACGACGGCCTGATCGTCACCGACGGCATCGAGATGGGGGCGATTGCCGACACCTACGGAACGGCGGAGGGGACCGTTCTGGCCCTCGCCGCCGGCGCGGACGCGATCTGCGTCGGCGGCGGTCTGGCCGACGAGGAGACCGTGCTGCACCTCCAGGGCGCCATCGTGGCGGCGGTGCGCGCCGGCCGTATCCCCGAGCAGCGGCTGGCCGAGGCCGCCGACCGGGTCCGCCGGCTCGGCGCCTGGGCCCGGGACGGCGGCGCCGGCGCCGACCGCACCGAACCCGACCTCGCCATCGGCCTGCGCGCCGCCCGCCGCGCACTGCGGGTGGTCCGCGCCCCCGGCCAGTACTGCCCGCCGGTCACCGAGCGCCCGTACGTCGCGTCCTTCTCCCCGGTGGCCAATATCGCGGTCGGCGCGGAGACCCCCTGGGGCGTCGCCGGGATGCTCGCCGCCCGCTTCCCCGGCACCCGGGCCGAGAGCTTCGGCCCGGCCGACGCCGCCCCGGAGCGGCTGCCCGCCCTGGTGGCCGCTGTCCTGGCCGCAGCCCAGGACCGTAGGATCGTGCTGGTAGTACGCGATGTGCATCGGCACGCCTGGATGGCTGCCGCACTGGAGGGCCTGCTGGCCGCCCGCCCCGACGCGATCGTCGTCGAGATGGGCGTCCCCCAGGCGCCGCCGGTCGGGGCACTGCACATCGCCACCCATGGTGCGGCCCGTGTGTGCGGACTGGCCGCCGTAGAGGTCCTCACCGGGCAGCCGCCCGCGCTGGGGTAGAACCACCTTCTCTGGAGGCCCACCAGATGTCCGACACGCACGCCGTCACCCCCGGCTCCGTCCCCGTCCCGGGACACCTCATGGCGGGGGAGATGGCCGAGCAGCCGGCCGTCCTGCGGCGCATCCTCGACGAGGGCGCGCCCCGCATCCGCGAGACCGCCGCCGAGATCGCGGCCCGCAGTCCCCGCTTCGTCCTGCTCACCGCACGCGGCACCTCCGACAATGCGGCGCTGTACGCCAAGTACCTGGTCGAGGTCCTGCTGGGCAAGCCGGCCGGTCTCACCTCGATGTCCACCACCACGGCGTACGGCGCCAGGCAGGACCTCACCGACTGCCTGGTGATCACCGTCAGCCAGTCCGGCGGCTCACCGGACCTGGTGGCCTCCACCCGGGCCGCCCGGGAGGCCGGGGCCATCACGCTGGCCGTCACCAACAACCCCGGCTCCCCGCTGGCCGAGGTCTCCGAGTACCACATCGACGTCCTGGCCGGTCCGGAGAAGGCGCTGCCGGCCACCAAGACGTACACCGCCGAACTGCTCGCCCTCTACCTCTTCGTGGAGGGCCTGCGCGGGGGCGACGGGGCCGCCGCCAAGGACCTCCCGGAGCTGGCCGCCGCCGTCCTGGCCCGCCAGGACGAGGTGCGCAAGCTGGCCGAGCGCTACCGCTTCGCCCAGCGGCTGGTGCTCACCTCGCGCGGCTACGGCTACCCGACCGCCCGCGAGGCGGCGCTCAAGCTCATGGAGACCACCTACATCCCGGCCTCCCCGTTCTCCGGCGCCGACCTGCTGCACGGGCCGCTGGCCATGGTGGACAACGTCTCCCCGGTGATCGCCATCGTGCCCGACGGCAAGGGCGGCGAGGCGCTCCAGCCGGTCCTGGACCGGCTTCGCGGCCGAGGCGCCGACCTGGTCGTCATCGGCCCCCAGGACCAGGTGGACGCCGCCTCCGCCGGGTTCGCCCTGCCGCCCGGCGTCCCCGAGGAGGTACAGCCGATCCTGGAGATCCTGCCCCTCCAGCGGCTCGCCTACGAGGTCACCATCGCGCGCGGCCAGGACCCCGACGCCCCCCGCGCCCTCGCCAAGGTCACCGAAACCCGCTGACCCCCCCGGCCCCGGCCGCCCCCCACGGCCGCCGGGGCCATCCCCGTCGTCAGGTCGTCAGCCGTACGCCGGCGTAGGCGACGGTGGCGATCAGCAGCCAGGAGGCCAGGCCCACCAGCAGGGCCCGGCCGCCCGTGCGGACCAGGCGGCGGACATCCACCGCGCTGCCCAGCCCGAACAGCGCCGCAGCCAGCAGTACCTCGTCCAGCCGGGCCGCCGCCGCCAGCCAACCCGCCGGGACCGCCCCGGTACTGCGCAGCGCCACCATGGCCAGGAAGCCCACCACGAAGAGCGGCACCACGGCCGGGCGGCGCCCGGACACCGCCGGGCGGGAGCGGCGCCGTACCAGGGCCGTCCCCGCGACGATCGGCGCCAGCAGGGCCACCCGCATCAGCTTCACCACCACCGCCTGCGCCAGCGCAGCAGGCCCGGCGGTCTGCCCGACGGCCACCACCTGCCCCACATCATGGACGCTGGCCCCCGCCCACCGGCCGAACTGAAGGTCGGTCAGACCCAGCGGGTGGTGCAGCAACGGCAGTACCGCGATGGCCAGGCTGCCGCAGAGGGTGACCAGCGCGACCGCCGTGACCACGTCGTCATCCTCGCTCTCGGTCACCCCGTTCACGGCGGCGACGGCCGAGGCGCCGCAGATGGAGAACCCGGCGGCGATCAGCAGCGGTTGGTCGCCCGGCAGCCCGAGGCGGTGCCCCAGCCACCGGGTACCGAAGAAGGTGGCGGCCACCACGGCCACCACCACGGCCAGCGTCGGCCACCCCAGGCCCAGCACATCGCCCAGCGCCAGCTTCAGCCCCAGCAGCACCACCCCCGCCCGCATCACCCGCCGCCCGGCGAACTCCAGCCCCGGCCGGGTCGCCGCCGGCAGCAGCCGCAGCCGCCCGCACCGCAGGTTGGCCGCCGCCACGCCCAGCACCACCGCCGCCGTCAGCACGGCCAGCGACGGCAGCAGCCGGTTGACCGCCAGGGCCGCACAGACGGCCAGCGCGGCAGCGGCCAGCCCCGGCAGCAGACGGACCACCGGGCGCGGCTGCTCCGGGAGGGGCTGCTCCGGGAGGGGTGGCAGCTCCGTTGCGCTGGGCCGATACGGCGTGGTCGTCATACCCACGACCCTCCGCCCGGCGGTCGGCGGCCGGTAGCCGGTGATCACCTGGGACGTCATAGGGTTGCCCTATGGCCAGAGACCATTCCGAAGGCGGCTCCGCACCCGCCCCCGGCCGACTGCCCGACCTGGGCGCGCTGCAACTGCTGGTCGCCGTCGCCGAGACCGGCAGCCTGGGTCAGGCCGCCGCCCGCCTGCGCATCAGCCAGCCCACCGCCAGCGAGCGGATGCGCACCCTGGAACGGCGGCTGGGCCTGCAACTGCTGGTCCGCGCCACCACCGGATCGCAGCTCACGCCCGCCGGGCAGGTCGTCACCGACTGGGCCCGCAGGCTGCTCGACCAGGCCGAGACCCTGGTCGAGGGCGTCGCCGCGCTCCGGGCCCAGCAGCAGGGCAGCCTCAAGGTGGCCGCCAGCCTCACCCTGGCCGAACATCTGCTGCCCGGCTGGCTGGCCGCGCTGCGCGAGGCCGACCCGCACATCCATGTGGCGCTGCGGGTCGCCAACAGCCACCAGGTGGTCCAGGCACTGCGCCGGGGGGAGACGGACCTGGGCTTCATCGAGGGCCCCTGGACGCCGCCGGACCTCACCGCCGCCCCGGTCGGCCGCGACCGGCTGGTCATCGTGGCCGCCCCCGGCCATCCCTGGGCACGCCGCCGCCGACCCGTCACCGGCGAGGAACTCGCCGCCACCCCGCTGCTGCTGCGCGAATCCGGCTCCGGCACCCGGGAGACCCTGGAACGGGCGCTCCGCCCCTGGCACGGGCCCCAGGTGCCGGTACTGGAACTCGGCTCCACCGCCCCGCTGCGCGCCGCCGCACTCGCCGGAGCCGCCCCGGCCGTCCTCTCCGAACTCGCCGTCCGCCAGGACCTCGCCGACGGCCGCCTGGTCGAGGTCCCGCACGACGAGGGGCTACCCCTCTCCCGCACCCTCCGCGCCGTCTGGCCCACCGGCACCCGCCTCCCCGACCCCGCCCTCCACCTCCTCCGCGTCGCCCGCCGCGCCACCCCCACCTGAGCCGCCGCCTCCCCGCTCCCGCCCACGCACCGCCGCGCCACCCCCACCTGAGCCACCCCCTCCCGCGCCACCCCCTCCCGCGCCACCCCCTCCCGCGCCACCCCCTCCCGCGCCACCCCCTCCCGCGCCACCCCCTCCCGCGCCACCCCCTCCCGCGCCACCCCCTCCCGCGCCACCCCCTCCCGCGCCACCCCCTCCCGCGCCACCCCTCCCGCGCCACCCCCTCCCGCGCCACCCCCTCCCGCGCCACCCCCTCCCGCGCCACCCCCTCCCGCGCCACCCCCTCCCGCGCCACCCCCCCCCCCCCCCCCCCCCCCCCCCCCGCGCCACCCCTCCCGCGCCACCCCCTCCCGCGCCACCCCCTCCCGCATCACCCCCTCCCGCATCACCCCTCCCGCATCACCCCCTCCCGCATCACCCCCTCCCGCATCACCCCCTCCCGCATCACCCCCTCCCGCATCACCCCCTCCCGCATCACCCCTCCCGCATCACCCCCTCCCGCATCACCCCCTCCCGCATCACCCCTCCCACATCACCCCCTCCCAACCCCCCATCGGGGCCGGCCGGTTGCCCGGAGGGGGCCCGCTACCCTGTGCGCGTGACCGAGATGATCAGCAGCGAGTCCGAGTTCCCCGGCCGCTCCGGGGCGTCCGCCACGGTGGAGGTCGAGCCGGCCGGGGTCGGGCCGGTACGCACCAGCTATGCGCCGGACCACGACGGCGACCCCGACCCGGGCGAGGTCGTCTGGACCTGGGTGCCCTACGAGGAGCACGACGGCCGGGGCAAGGACCGCCCCGTCCTGGTCGTCGCCCGCGAACACGGCGGCACCCTGCTGGCCGTGATGCTGTCCAGCAAGTCCCACGACGGCGACCGCGACTGGGTGCCCATCGGCTCGGGCCCCTGGGACGGTTCGGGCCGCGACTCCTGGGTCGCCCTCGACCGGGTGCTGCGGGTGCACCCCGCCGGCATGCGCCGCGAGGCCTGTGCCCTGGACCGGGCCCGCTTCGGCCTGGTCGTGGACCACCTGCGGCTGCGCTACCGCTGGCGCTGAGCCGGGCCGCCCCCGCACCGCGCACTCAGCTGCCATAGAGGCTCCGACAGAGCGGCAGCAGCCCGCCGGGCAGCCGCCCGGAGTCGGCGCCCACGGTGCACATCACGCCCGGTCGCAGGGTCCGCTGCGGTGCCCGCGAGGAGTACGCGGCGGGTGACGCCTGCTGGGCCGACTCCGGGATGGGCTGGGGGTCGGTGTCCGCCGGCGGGGTGGGGGCGGGCACCGGCCCGGGGGGCGGGGTGCTGGGCGTACGGGCGGGCTGGGTCGGTTCGGCGGTGCTGCTCGGCGTACGGGCGGGGGTGGCGGTCGGGGCGGGGGTGCCCGCCGGTCCGCTCGGGATGCCGGGCGTGTGCGAGGGGACGCTGCTCGGTGTGCGGGACGGCGGGGCCGGAGTGGTCTGCTCGGCTGTGGGGCTGTGCGGGGCCGTGGGGCTGTGCTGGGTCGCGGGTGTGTGCCGGGCCGGGGGAGTGTGCCGGACCGGGTGGGGGTGGTTGGCGGGCTGCTTGGCCGGGGTGTGGGTCCGGTGCGGCTGCGGCGGGGCGGGGGCGGACGCCGGGGCGGCGTGCGGGCGCGGCGCCGGGGGATCGGACTCGGTCCACGCCCCCGTGTCACCGGGTGCGTCCAGGTCGGGAGTGGCCGCCGGCGGGGCCTGGGTGATGCAGACGATGGCTGCCAGCAGCACCGGCAGCAGGGCGGTGAGGGCGGGACGGCTCATGTCCGCACCGTCGCACGCGGGGGGAGCGGGGCGTCGCACCCCCGCCGGGCCCGGTCCCGGCGGTCACCCGCAGGGAGGGCGGCTCAGCCGCAGTCGGAGGCGCTGACGGTCGCCCAGACGGCTTTGCCGGCGTGGTTGGGCGGGGTCCAGCCCCAGGACTCGCTGAGCGAGTCGATGAGGTGCAGTCCGCGCCCGCATTCGGAGAAGTAGTCGGGCTCCCTGACGACCGGTACATCGGTGCTGGGGTCGGAGACGGCGCAGACGACGGTCCGGCCCCGGCGCAGCAGTCCCAGCCCGACCAGATTGGGTGTGCCGGCCACGGCCAGGTCGCGGGAGCCGGTCAAACCATGCCGGATGGCATTGGACAGCATTTCGGACACGATCACCTCGACATTGTCGACGAGGGCGTCCATCTCCCAGCCGCACAGGGTCGACCGGGTGAAGTGCCGGGCCACCCCGGCCGCCAGGACGTCACCGCTGAGTGCGCAGGTGGCAAAGGTTCCGGCGTTGGTCCGGTCGTCGTCCGGCCCCGTGGGCAGGACGGTGGCCGGGTAAATCGCCGTATCCGCTGTCATCACGATCTCCGTGGAGCCTCTCGGGGCATTCGGCGCGAACGGTGCCTGCCGCACCACTATCCCTGCCACGCCCCTGTCGCTGCAAGCACATCTGCAATTACAGTCGTAAGCGCAGCGGTAAGTACAGCCGCAAGTGCAAATGCACGTGCACGCGCACATGAGGATGAAGGAGCAGCTCAGATGCAGCACCTCCCCAATGGTGTCCAGGCCACCCGAATCCAGGGCGTGACCTGGAAGAAGAGCCGCCGCAGCAACCCCAATGGGAACTGTGTGGAGCTTGCCGAGCTCCCCGGCGGCGGCGCCGCGATCCGTAATTCCCGCGACCCGGAGGGGCCGGCCCTCATCTACACCCCGGATGAGATCGCCGCGTTCATCGGCGGCGTGAAGGACGGCGACTTCGATGCGCTGGCGCCCGGCAGCGCTGTACCGAACGGGGCGTCAGTGGAAGACTGAGTGCCTGCGCGCAGTCACTCAGGGGAGTCGGTATGACCGCCATGCGGCCTGGCAGCGAGCCGTCCATAAGGCGCTACCTCGATCAGCCTCGGGGCGGGCCGACGGTGCTGCGCATCGTGCTGGGTACGCAGCTGCGCCGGCTGCGCGAGTCGCGCGGCATCAGCCGTGAGGCGGCGGGGGACGCCATCCGCGCCTCCCATGCCAAGATCAGCCGCCTGGAGCTGGGGCGGGTGGGCTTCAAGGACCGGGACGTCTCCGACCTGCTCACCCTGTACGGCGTCGTCGGCGAGACGCGGCGGACGGACTTCCTCGCGCTGGCCCGGCAGGCCAGTACACCGGGCTGGTGGAACCAGTACGGTGACATCCTGCCGGGCTGGTTCGAGACGCACATCGGCCTGGAGGAGGCGGCCTCGGTCATCCGGACCTACGAGGTCCAGTTCGTCCCGGGTCTGGTGCAGACCGAGGAGTACGCCCGCGCGGTCGTCCGGCTGGGCCACCCCAGGGCCTCGCTGCGCGAGGTGGAGCGCCGGGTCGAGCTGCGGATGAAGCGTCAGCAGCTGCTGGAGACCCCGGGTGCGCCGCGCCTCTGGGCGGTGATGGACGAGGCGTCGCTGCGTCGGCCGCTGGGCGACTCGGCGATGATGCGGGCTCAGTTCGAGCTGCTGCTGGAGGCCGCCCAGCGTCCCAATGTGACGCTCCAGGTGGCGCCGTTCGCCGTCGGTGGCCTCGCTGCGGCGGGCGGACCGATCACCATCCTGCGGTTCCAGGAGCCGGACCTGCCGGACATCGTCTACCTGGAGCAGCTGACCAGCGCCCTCTACCTGGACAAGCAGGAGGAGGTCGACAGCTATCTGGCGGTGATCGACCGGCTGTGCGCGGAGGCGTTCTCGCCCCGGCAGACCATGGGCTTCCTCAAGGACCTCATCGCCCAGACCGGCTGAACGCCCCCCGCCCCCCACTCCCCGCCCCCCACTCCCGCCCCCCGGGCCGATCAGGGCTTGCGGCCCACGCCGCCGAACTCGATCCACTCCTGGGTGGCCTGCCTGGGGGCGACGTCCGAGTCCGGCCGCCAGGTGGAGACCTCCACCAGCCCGGGGTCCAGGATCTCCAGGCCGTCCAGGAACCGCTCCACCTCATGGGCCTGCCGCACCCGGCCCCAGCGGCCCTGGGTGGAGTCGTCCATGAACTCGGTGACATAGTCGCGGGTCGCCTTGTCCTCGCTGACCAGCTGGCAGACGACCAGGAAGCTGCCGGGGACCAGCCGGTCGGCGACCCGCCGCACCAGGGCGGCCGGGTCGGAGGAGTCCGGGATGCAGTGCATCACCGAGACGAAGAGGGCGGCGACCGGTTGGGAGAGGTCGATCAGCCGCTCCACCTCGGGGTGGGCGAAGATGGCGTCGGTGTCGCGCATGTCCGCCTGGATCACGGCGGTGTTGTCGTTCTCCTCCAGCAGGGCACGCCCATGGGCCAGCACGATCGGGTCGTTGTCGATGTAGACCACGCGCGAGCCGGGGTCCACCCGCTGGGCGACCTCGTGCACATTGTCCCGGGTCGGCAGGCCGGATCCATGGTCGATGAACTGCCGGATCCCGTAGTCCTCCGCCAGCCGCCGCACCACCCGCCGCAGGAACTGGCGGTTGTTGAGAGCCAGCTCCTTGGTACTGGGAACGGACTTCAGCAGTTCGTCGGACGCCTCGCGGTCGACCGCGTAGTTGTCCTTGCCACCCAGGTAGTAGTCGTACATCCGGGCAACGCTCGGAACGCTGACGTCGATCCCGACGGGAGACGGTTCCCGACCCTGCTCCATATGACCCCTCGCAGTCTCTCCGGCATGTGCGGCGCGGCACAGCGTAGGACGAACTGCCCTCTGGGGATGGGCTGATGGAGAGATCTCCGCGACTCGTTCACAGTCCGCCGGGGCGCGGAAGCGGCAGGTCGTACGATTCGGGCCACGGCGCCGGAACAGGACCCTCGGCCTGTCCGGCACCGCAGCCCGTCGGTGTCGTCGGCCACGTCGCGCCGGGCGGGCTGTGCGGGGCCCGGTCCGGCTGTGGCCGACCGGAGGAGCCGCGCGCGGTCAGGGCAGATGCGCGGAGGGGCTCCTCCTGCTTGGTGCGCCTCCATAGTGGACTAGACCACTCTCGCTGTCCAGAGGGTAGCCGGAATTGGTCTGGACAACATGGGCCATGGCTCCGATGGGCCGCCCCCGCACCTCGGCGGTTACGCTCGCCATGTGCCCTCGCTCAACGAGCTGGTCCGCCAGCACACCACCCTCACCGACGCCGACGTGGAATGGCTCCACCTGCTGGTCTCGGAGTGGCAGCTGCTCTCCGACCTCTCCTTCGCCGACCTGGTGCTCTGGATCCCCACCCATGACGGCACCCGGTATGTCTCGGTGGCCCAGATGCGCCCCAACACCGGGCCCACCTCCCACCAGGACGACATGGTCGGGCACCTCATCCCGCGCGGCCGCCGCCCGCTGCTGGACGCCGCCTACGACGAGGGCCGCATCGTCCGCGAGGGCGACCCCGAGTGGCGCGAGGAGGTGCCGGTACGGGTGGAGTCCATACCGGTGCGGCGCGAGGGCCGGGTGCTGGGCGTGATCGCCCGCAACACCAACCTGCTCACCGTGCGCACCCCCAGCCGCCTGGAGCTCACCTACCTCCAGAGCGCCTCCGACCTCGCCCAGATGATCGCCGCCGGGTCCTTCCCCTTCCCCGGCGAGCAGGTCGACATGGACGCCGCCCCCCGGGCCGGCGACGGCCTGATCCGGCTGGACGCCGACGGCATCGTCACCTACGCCAGCCCCAACGCCCTCTCCGCCTACCACCGCCTCGGCCTCACCGCCGACCTGGTCGGCTGCCACCTGGGCCGTACCACCGCCGAACTGGTGCCGCCCTCCCGTGGCCCGGTGGACGAGGCCCTGGTGAAGCTCGCCAGCGGCTGGGCACCCCGGCAGACCGAGGTGGAGGCCAACGGGGGAGTGGTGCAGCTGCGCGCCATCCCGCTGAAGCCCAAGGGCGTCCATGTGGGGTCCCTGGTACTGCTCCGCGACGTCACCGAACTCCGGCGCCGCGAACGGGAGCTGATGACCAAGGACGCCACCATCCGGGAGATCCACCACCGGGTGAAGAACAACCTCCAGACGGTCGCGGCGCTGCTCCGCCTCCAGTCCCGCCGGATGGACTCCGCCCCGGCGCGGATGGCGCTGGACGAGGCGGTGCGCCGGGTCGGCTCCATCGCCATCGTGCACGAGACGCTGTCGC is part of the Peterkaempfera bronchialis genome and encodes:
- a CDS encoding YeiH family protein; its protein translation is MTSQVITGYRPPTAGRRVVGMTTTPYRPSATELPPLPEQPLPEQPRPVVRLLPGLAAAALAVCAALAVNRLLPSLAVLTAAVVLGVAAANLRCGRLRLLPAATRPGLEFAGRRVMRAGVVLLGLKLALGDVLGLGWPTLAVVVAVVAATFFGTRWLGHRLGLPGDQPLLIAAGFSICGASAVAAVNGVTESEDDDVVTAVALVTLCGSLAIAVLPLLHHPLGLTDLQFGRWAGASVHDVGQVVAVGQTAGPAALAQAVVVKLMRVALLAPIVAGTALVRRRSRPAVSGRRPAVVPLFVVGFLAMVALRSTGAVPAGWLAAAARLDEVLLAAALFGLGSAVDVRRLVRTGGRALLVGLASWLLIATVAYAGVRLTT
- a CDS encoding LysR substrate-binding domain-containing protein, with amino-acid sequence MARDHSEGGSAPAPGRLPDLGALQLLVAVAETGSLGQAAARLRISQPTASERMRTLERRLGLQLLVRATTGSQLTPAGQVVTDWARRLLDQAETLVEGVAALRAQQQGSLKVAASLTLAEHLLPGWLAALREADPHIHVALRVANSHQVVQALRRGETDLGFIEGPWTPPDLTAAPVGRDRLVIVAAPGHPWARRRRPVTGEELAATPLLLRESGSGTRETLERALRPWHGPQVPVLELGSTAPLRAAALAGAAPAVLSELAVRQDLADGRLVEVPHDEGLPLSRTLRAVWPTGTRLPDPALHLLRVARRATPT
- a CDS encoding type II toxin-antitoxin system PemK/MazF family toxin, with translation MISSESEFPGRSGASATVEVEPAGVGPVRTSYAPDHDGDPDPGEVVWTWVPYEEHDGRGKDRPVLVVAREHGGTLLAVMLSSKSHDGDRDWVPIGSGPWDGSGRDSWVALDRVLRVHPAGMRREACALDRARFGLVVDHLRLRYRWR
- a CDS encoding ATP-binding protein: MTADTAIYPATVLPTGPDDDRTNAGTFATCALSGDVLAAGVARHFTRSTLCGWEMDALVDNVEVIVSEMLSNAIRHGLTGSRDLAVAGTPNLVGLGLLRRGRTVVCAVSDPSTDVPVVREPDYFSECGRGLHLIDSLSESWGWTPPNHAGKAVWATVSASDCG
- a CDS encoding DUF397 domain-containing protein: MQHLPNGVQATRIQGVTWKKSRRSNPNGNCVELAELPGGGAAIRNSRDPEGPALIYTPDEIAAFIGGVKDGDFDALAPGSAVPNGASVED
- a CDS encoding helix-turn-helix domain-containing protein — its product is MTAMRPGSEPSIRRYLDQPRGGPTVLRIVLGTQLRRLRESRGISREAAGDAIRASHAKISRLELGRVGFKDRDVSDLLTLYGVVGETRRTDFLALARQASTPGWWNQYGDILPGWFETHIGLEEAASVIRTYEVQFVPGLVQTEEYARAVVRLGHPRASLREVERRVELRMKRQQLLETPGAPRLWAVMDEASLRRPLGDSAMMRAQFELLLEAAQRPNVTLQVAPFAVGGLAAAGGPITILRFQEPDLPDIVYLEQLTSALYLDKQEEVDSYLAVIDRLCAEAFSPRQTMGFLKDLIAQTG
- a CDS encoding SAM-dependent methyltransferase, whose protein sequence is MEQGREPSPVGIDVSVPSVARMYDYYLGGKDNYAVDREASDELLKSVPSTKELALNNRQFLRRVVRRLAEDYGIRQFIDHGSGLPTRDNVHEVAQRVDPGSRVVYIDNDPIVLAHGRALLEENDNTAVIQADMRDTDAIFAHPEVERLIDLSQPVAALFVSVMHCIPDSSDPAALVRRVADRLVPGSFLVVCQLVSEDKATRDYVTEFMDDSTQGRWGRVRQAHEVERFLDGLEILDPGLVEVSTWRPDSDVAPRQATQEWIEFGGVGRKP